GGCGACACTACGTCCACAGATGTGAATCCGATCCGAGTATATCCAACTCCAGGAACGTATTTAGTTGAACTCTATGTGAACGATCCTTCCAGCTGTAACTTGTGGGATACCGCTTTTCAATATGTAACGGTGTATCCTCCGATTACAGCCGATTTTGATTTTGTAACAGTACCTTGTACCAATCAAGTTACATTCAGCGATTCATCCGCTGTTGGACCCGTTTCTTGGCTTTGGAATTTTGATGATGGAAATACATCAACACTTCAAAACCCTGCTCATTTATACGATACCACCGGAACATATGTGGTTTCTCTTATAACAACCAATATAAATGGATGTACCGACACCACGGATGTTACCGTCAATTTTGTTGGAGCGACACCCGTTACGGTTAATCCAAATATTTCTATTTGTGAAGGAAATACAGCACAACTTCTGGCAACAGGAGGTTTTGCGTATTTGTGGTCGCCTTCAACCGGTTTAAGCGGTACCACCATTCCCAACCCGATGGCAAATCCTGATTCTACAACCACCTATACGGTTTCAATATCAACTGTAAATGGTTTAGGTGATACGTGTATTCAGGTGCTTACAACAACCATTTTTGTTTCGGATCCTTCTACATTTTTGCTTTCTGCAACAGTAGATGACGATACACTAAGTGCGGGTGAAACAACAATCATCCACGCAATCACCGATACAACACTGTCAATTTTATGGAGCCCATCTGCTTCACTCAGCGACCCAACTTCGTTTAATCCGATTGCTTCGCCTACGGTTACAACAACGTATACGGTGACGATTACAGACTCTTTGGGCTGTCCGAAAACAGCAACCGTAACCATTTATGTTGTATCGATGCAATGCGATCCGGCAGATGTTTTTGTCCCCAATACGTTTACTCCGAATGGGGATGGACAAAACGATATTTTATTTGTACGAGGAAACATGATTACCGAAATGTACTTTGCTGTTTATAATCGTTGGGGTGAAATGGTGTTTGAAACAAACAGCCAAACGGTTGGTTGGGATGGAATTTATAAAGGCATGAAAGCGGATCCTGCCGTATTTGCATGGTATTTAAGAGCAAAATGTTATAATGGAGGTGAACTAAAAAAACAAGGAAATACAACATTAATTAGGTAATGAAGACAAACCAGATTGTACTCTTTTTGTTTCTGAACTTCTGGGCTGTTAACATCTATTCTCAAAAGCAGGCAAAGAAATGTTCTAAAGAAGAGCTAATCGTTCCGGAGAGTTTTTCACCGGATGCTGATGGTGAAAACGATGTATTATATGCTAGCGCATTTAAGATAAGTGAGTTTAATTTTATAATATTTAATAAGTGGGGAGAAAAAATGTTTGAAACAAACTATCAGAGCGATGGTTGGGATGGAAGATATAAAAACAAAGACGCTAAAGAGGGAGTTTATTATTGGTATTTAATTGTGAAATGCAATAATGGGGAAGAACTAAAAAAACAAGGGAGCACAACCCTAGTAAGAAAATGAAAAAATACAAGATCATACTCTTTTTATTTGTCTTAAGCACCGGTTTTCTGAGTGCTCAAGACATTCATTATTCTCAGTTTAATGCTTCTCCACAAAATCTAAATCCTGCCCAAACAGGCTTGTTTGATGGCGATTGGCGCTTTGTTGGAAATTTTAGAAGTCAATGGTCTGTTATTCCTGTTCCCTACAGAACATTTTCTTTCGCAGCTGACACGCGTTTAAAAACAAAATTGGAAAAGGATGTACCTGCTGCCGGACTTATTGTTAATACAGACAAATCGGGAGACTCAAAATTTACTACAACACAGATACTGGTTTCGGGAGCATACATAAAAAAACTGAATAAGGATTCTACACACTTTGTTTCGCTGGGAATTCAGCCGGGAATAACGACAAAAAGTTTCAACTTATCAGCACTTACTTTCGACAATCAATACGATGGTGATGCTTACAATGCTTCATTATCAAGTGGAGAAAACTTTCCGAAAACACGGATGACCTATTTTGATCTAGGAGGTGGAATTGCCTATCTCTGGAGAAAAAATCACCGAACGCTTGTAAATGTTGGCGTGTCCGTTCTTCACCTAAATCGTCCGAAACAATCGTTTTTTAATAATGACGACATTCGTTTGGATATGAAAACATGCGTAAGCGGTATTGCAGAATTTCCGGTTGCAGCCCAATTGGATGTATTGCCTTCTATAATGTATCAACGACAAGGCAAATTTCAAGAAACAGTTGTTGGATTGTTTGGCAAATATCATTTAAAACCGATTAATGGAATGACAACAGCCGTATCACTCGGTGGGTTTTACCGGATGAAGGATGCATTTATATTAGTTGCGAACATGGACTATAAAAATTTTAATGTTGGAGTAAGTTATGACATCAACACATCCAAGTTAATTGAAGCCACAAATCGTAGAGGAGGCTTTGAAATTTCGGTGATCTATATTTTCAAAAAAGTTACTCCGTTTATTGCGAAGAAACGTGTTTGTCCAATTTATATGTAGTGTATGCGTGTTGAGACAAAAGAAAACCCCAATCGTTTTAAGAAACTGAAAAAAATATTTTTTCTTGCTTCTTGTATTTTACTGTTTGTTTCCCCTGTATTCTCACAGAAAACAAAAACACTGCTAGCGGATGGCGACAAAGCTTTTGCAGACAAGGATTTTTTTTCTGCAGCAGCTTATTATAACCGTGCGATCCTTCAAGACTCCACTGATATTGCGGTGCAATACAAATACGCA
This Bacteroidota bacterium DNA region includes the following protein-coding sequences:
- a CDS encoding gliding motility-associated C-terminal domain-containing protein, whose translation is MKTNQIVLFLFLNFWAVNIYSQKQAKKCSKEELIVPESFSPDADGENDVLYASAFKISEFNFIIFNKWGEKMFETNYQSDGWDGRYKNKDAKEGVYYWYLIVKCNNGEELKKQGSTTLVRK
- a CDS encoding PorP/SprF family type IX secretion system membrane protein yields the protein MKKYKIILFLFVLSTGFLSAQDIHYSQFNASPQNLNPAQTGLFDGDWRFVGNFRSQWSVIPVPYRTFSFAADTRLKTKLEKDVPAAGLIVNTDKSGDSKFTTTQILVSGAYIKKLNKDSTHFVSLGIQPGITTKSFNLSALTFDNQYDGDAYNASLSSGENFPKTRMTYFDLGGGIAYLWRKNHRTLVNVGVSVLHLNRPKQSFFNNDDIRLDMKTCVSGIAEFPVAAQLDVLPSIMYQRQGKFQETVVGLFGKYHLKPINGMTTAVSLGGFYRMKDAFILVANMDYKNFNVGVSYDINTSKLIEATNRRGGFEISVIYIFKKVTPFIAKKRVCPIYM